The DNA window AGTAGAGGTCCCCGATGTAGACCGCTTCCGCGGGGGCGACCCGGGCAGCATCGAGGGCGAGCCTGAAGATCCTCGGGTCAGGCTTCTCCACGCCGACGACGGCCGAGTCCAGGACGAAGTCCAGATGGCGGAAGAGCCCCAGCTCCTCCAGGATCCCCTGCACCGAGCCGTTGGAGTTGGAGACGACTCCCGTAGTCACGCCCTCGGCGCGGAGCCGGCGGAGGACTTTCTCAGCTTCGGGGTCCGCCTGGTTCCACAGCCCGACCGGCAGGTTATAGCTGCGGCGCCACTCGGCGAGGGCGCGGCTCGTCGCGGGATCGGTGATCCCGAGCTCCTCCAGGAGGTAGCGGAAGTAGTAGCCGGCCACGGACTGGCTCTCGGTCGAGGCTCCGGGCGCCAGGTGGGGGTCGAGCCTGACCCGAGCCCGGTGCTCGGCCCGGCCGACCTCCTCAGGCGTTCTCCCGATCCCGCGCAGGGTGAGTTGCTCGACGATGGCCGCGTAGTTGATCTGCAGGAGCGTGTTGCCGGCGTCGAAGAAGACGGCCCGGAGGCG is part of the Candidatus Rokuibacteriota bacterium genome and encodes:
- a CDS encoding HAD-IA family hydrolase, with amino-acid sequence MEPSRRFERLRAVFFDAGNTLLQINYAAIVEQLTLRGIGRTPEEVGRAEHRARVRLDPHLAPGASTESQSVAGYYFRYLLEELGITDPATSRALAEWRRSYNLPVGLWNQADPEAEKVLRRLRAEGVTTGVVSNSNGSVQGILEELGLFRHLDFVLDSAVVGVEKPDPRIFRLALDAARVAPAEAVYIGDLY